Proteins co-encoded in one Haloarcula pelagica genomic window:
- a CDS encoding class I adenylate-forming enzyme family protein, which yields MREPVDWPTRDLVSHRVASTPERTAVIDAANGRAWSYRDLDERVDAVAARFATEADAETVDGGRVATLVDTRVGMASLLFGAMRAGVSLVPLNVDLEAASLAAQLDRVDPALLVCERGTERTAAEIADCPVASVDTPQSEGVTPLDTDNTPPDPAPLARDDEQVVLFTSGTTSDPKGVRLTVGNLVASATASAFRLGVSPEDRWLVALPTYHMGGLAPFVRAALYGTTVVVQRSFETGETATVLDEHDVTGVSLVPTMLSRLLDDGWEPPESVRTVLLGGGPADERLVERCRDRGVPVHPTYGMTETASQIATARPQTAFSHPGTVGQPLLFTDVTVVDGGEPSAPGERGELVVDGPTVTPGYLDEARTGAAFGEFGFHTGDLGYRDEDGRLWVVGRADDRIVTGGETVVAGDVAAAIRTIDGVEDAAVVGVPDAEWGERVAAVVAGEVTAAAVRSHCEAALAAYEVPKTIRVVDALTRTASGTVDRDAARRLFDADE from the coding sequence GTGCGTGAGCCCGTCGACTGGCCGACCCGCGACCTGGTGAGCCACCGCGTCGCCAGTACCCCCGAGCGGACGGCCGTGATCGACGCCGCCAACGGCCGAGCGTGGAGCTACCGCGACCTAGACGAACGGGTCGACGCCGTCGCCGCCCGCTTTGCTACCGAGGCGGACGCCGAGACTGTGGACGGGGGACGCGTCGCCACCCTCGTCGACACCCGCGTCGGGATGGCGTCCCTGTTGTTCGGTGCGATGCGTGCCGGCGTCTCGCTCGTCCCGCTGAACGTCGACCTGGAGGCCGCCAGCCTCGCCGCCCAACTGGACCGCGTCGACCCGGCACTGCTCGTCTGCGAGCGCGGAACCGAGCGGACGGCCGCGGAGATCGCCGACTGTCCGGTCGCTTCGGTCGACACACCGCAGTCCGAGGGCGTCACGCCGCTGGACACCGACAACACACCGCCGGACCCGGCTCCGCTCGCCCGCGACGACGAGCAGGTCGTCCTGTTTACCTCGGGCACGACGAGCGATCCGAAAGGGGTCCGGCTCACAGTCGGCAACCTCGTCGCCAGCGCCACCGCCTCGGCGTTCCGGCTGGGCGTCTCGCCCGAGGACCGCTGGCTCGTCGCGCTCCCGACCTACCACATGGGCGGGCTCGCGCCGTTCGTCCGCGCGGCGCTGTACGGGACCACCGTGGTCGTCCAGCGGTCGTTCGAGACCGGCGAGACGGCGACGGTGCTGGACGAACACGACGTGACCGGTGTCTCGCTGGTCCCGACGATGCTCTCGCGCCTCCTCGACGACGGGTGGGAACCTCCCGAATCGGTGCGGACCGTCCTGCTGGGCGGCGGGCCCGCCGACGAACGGCTCGTCGAGCGCTGCCGGGACCGTGGCGTCCCGGTCCACCCCACCTACGGGATGACCGAAACCGCCTCACAGATCGCGACGGCGCGGCCACAGACGGCGTTTTCCCACCCCGGGACCGTCGGTCAGCCGCTCCTGTTCACCGACGTGACCGTCGTCGACGGCGGGGAGCCGTCTGCCCCCGGCGAGCGCGGCGAACTCGTCGTCGACGGGCCGACGGTCACGCCGGGCTACCTCGACGAGGCCCGCACGGGGGCCGCGTTCGGTGAGTTCGGGTTTCACACCGGCGACCTGGGTTACCGTGACGAGGACGGCCGCCTCTGGGTGGTCGGCCGTGCCGACGACCGGATCGTCACTGGCGGCGAGACCGTCGTCGCCGGCGACGTGGCAGCGGCCATCCGGACGATCGACGGGGTAGAGGACGCAGCCGTCGTCGGCGTTCCCGACGCGGAGTGGGGCGAGCGGGTCGCCGCCGTGGTCGCGGGCGAGGTGACGGCGGCGGCCGTCCGGAGCCATTGCGAGGCCGCGCTCGCCGCCTACGAGGTCCCGAAGACGATCCGCGTGGTCGACGCGCTCACACGGACGGCCTCGGGGACCGTCGACCGCGACGCCGCGCGACGACTCTTCGACGCGGACGAGTGA
- a CDS encoding 1,4-dihydroxy-2-naphthoate polyprenyltransferase, giving the protein MSTATADVSKRKAWVMAARPQTLPAGAAPVVVGVGLAVHAGVAAALPAVAALVGALLLQIGTNFANDYYDAVKGADTDEREGFTRVTAGGLIEPVEVKRAMIATYALAVVVGVYLVAVGGVPIVAVGLSGIAAGVLYTGGPLPYGYRGLGDLFVFVYFGLVAVTGTYYVQAVASMESMGLFPTGLPPGSVPLAAVVASLPAAGLSTAILVVNNIRDRETDAAAGKKTLVVYLGYGWSRVEFLALVGMAYVVPVVFALDPAYGLPALAPLLSLPLAAAVSRTVLTRTEGAALNPALERVGKTLFLHSLLFAVGLGVAGL; this is encoded by the coding sequence ATGAGCACAGCGACGGCAGATGTCTCGAAGCGGAAGGCGTGGGTGATGGCCGCACGACCGCAGACGCTGCCCGCGGGCGCCGCGCCGGTCGTCGTCGGCGTCGGCCTGGCGGTCCACGCCGGCGTCGCGGCCGCGTTGCCGGCGGTCGCCGCCCTCGTCGGGGCCCTCCTCCTCCAGATCGGGACGAACTTCGCGAACGACTACTACGACGCCGTGAAGGGCGCCGACACCGACGAGCGCGAGGGGTTCACGCGGGTGACCGCCGGCGGACTCATCGAACCGGTCGAGGTCAAACGCGCCATGATCGCCACCTACGCGCTGGCGGTCGTGGTCGGCGTCTATCTCGTCGCCGTCGGGGGCGTCCCCATCGTAGCTGTCGGCCTCTCGGGCATCGCCGCCGGCGTCCTCTACACGGGCGGCCCCCTGCCGTACGGCTACCGCGGGCTGGGCGATCTGTTCGTGTTCGTCTACTTCGGGCTGGTCGCCGTCACGGGTACTTACTACGTCCAGGCCGTCGCGAGCATGGAGAGCATGGGGCTGTTCCCGACGGGACTCCCGCCGGGGAGCGTCCCGCTGGCCGCCGTCGTCGCGAGCCTCCCGGCCGCCGGCCTCTCGACGGCGATCCTCGTCGTGAACAACATCCGGGACCGCGAGACCGACGCCGCGGCCGGGAAGAAGACCCTCGTCGTCTACCTAGGCTACGGGTGGAGCCGCGTCGAGTTCCTCGCGCTCGTCGGGATGGCCTACGTCGTCCCGGTCGTCTTCGCGCTCGATCCGGCCTACGGGCTTCCGGCACTGGCGCCGCTGCTCTCGCTCCCGCTGGCGGCCGCGGTGAGCAGGACCGTCCTCACGCGGACAGAGGGCGCGGCGCTGAACCCCGCGCTGGAGCGGGTCGGCAAGACGCTCTTTCTCCACTCGCTGCTGTTCGCAGTGGGACTCGGTGTCGCCGGGCTATGA
- a CDS encoding extracellular solute-binding protein — translation MNGNRTDERQRRTTTDGGRVSSRDGVDTAELDIETASADELRDRLRAVEAERDDARERVAELEAEARERKRRLYDLEGALAELRGVVEANAEGDLTRRADIDSDVDAVVEFTSRYNRMLDEWNRTLKRVKQSSTTVDEATSEVATEVETVKQESERVSDSIDEIAAGADEQNEDLQRIADEMRSLSATIQEVAASANEVAESGTRAVDRGDAAQQAATAAIDDLESMAARTDEMVQTVEELSDLMGDIEEITEFITDIADQTNMLALNANIEAARAGEAGSGFGVVADEVKTLATETKEATDQISETVTEVREQTETTVEDMHDTRSVVDETEAAVQEAIDGLDDIVDIVEEVNAGIQEIDGATDEQAQSTQAVVSMVDDVSSVSEETSTQAQTVTAAAQTQTGSLTEVASKVSTLSDQAEELDTASEQFTTGERSTHTVSKGDTVIEFWHAMGGAKSLLLHDLAREFEAEHGGVHFELRSLGSYDGVLEETMAAVDSGDVPALAQINEIGSTNARTSGAFQPAENVVPSDTTASLVDAVAEYYTVDGTLHSVPFNSSNPVLCLNRDLFEAAGLNPDDPPSTFAEVRTASERLVDAGVCDYGITFANYSWFVEQWFAEAGQELVDNGNGRAGPPTNAFLDSEFGVDLFEWWTGMAEDGLYHDPGIKARGAAKKAFHDERAAMLIGSTSSLGSITSGAYFDLETGYLPVREERNGVLVGGASLWVGDDLDPAVEDTVSAFLTWLLEPAQQARWHRETGYFPVCEGAIERLQASGWFDENPHFSVAFDQFRETVDTPATNGAQIGPFPTVRSLIQQGRADMTPATVTADLERLDAEIEAELAAWNDG, via the coding sequence ATGAACGGGAACCGAACGGACGAACGACAGCGGCGAACCACGACCGACGGCGGCCGCGTCTCGTCTCGGGACGGTGTAGACACCGCGGAACTGGACATCGAAACCGCTTCGGCCGACGAACTTCGCGACCGACTCAGAGCGGTCGAAGCCGAGCGTGACGACGCCCGGGAGCGGGTTGCGGAACTCGAAGCCGAGGCCCGCGAGCGAAAGCGCCGGCTGTACGACCTCGAAGGCGCGCTGGCGGAACTCCGCGGCGTCGTCGAGGCCAACGCCGAGGGCGATCTGACACGGCGTGCCGACATCGACTCGGATGTCGACGCCGTCGTCGAGTTCACGTCCCGCTACAACCGGATGTTAGACGAGTGGAACCGGACGCTCAAACGGGTCAAACAGTCGAGTACGACCGTCGACGAGGCGACCAGTGAGGTCGCCACGGAGGTCGAGACGGTAAAACAGGAGAGCGAGCGTGTGAGCGACTCCATCGACGAGATCGCGGCGGGCGCCGACGAGCAAAACGAGGATCTCCAGCGTATCGCCGACGAGATGCGGTCGCTCTCGGCGACGATACAGGAGGTCGCCGCCTCCGCGAACGAGGTCGCCGAGAGCGGCACCCGGGCGGTCGACCGCGGCGACGCCGCACAGCAGGCTGCGACGGCGGCGATCGACGATCTGGAGTCGATGGCCGCCCGGACCGACGAGATGGTCCAGACCGTCGAGGAACTGAGCGATCTGATGGGCGATATCGAGGAGATCACCGAGTTCATCACCGACATCGCCGACCAGACGAACATGCTCGCGCTGAACGCAAACATCGAAGCGGCGCGGGCCGGCGAGGCGGGTAGCGGGTTCGGCGTCGTCGCCGACGAGGTCAAGACGCTGGCGACCGAGACGAAGGAGGCGACCGACCAGATCAGCGAGACCGTCACCGAGGTCCGCGAGCAGACCGAGACCACCGTCGAGGACATGCACGACACGCGGTCGGTGGTCGACGAGACCGAGGCCGCCGTGCAGGAAGCGATCGACGGACTGGACGACATCGTCGACATCGTCGAGGAGGTCAACGCCGGCATTCAGGAGATCGACGGCGCGACCGACGAACAGGCCCAGTCGACACAGGCCGTCGTCTCGATGGTCGACGACGTGAGTTCCGTCAGCGAAGAGACATCCACACAGGCACAGACCGTCACGGCAGCGGCACAGACCCAGACCGGTTCGCTGACCGAGGTCGCGAGCAAGGTGTCGACGCTGTCTGACCAGGCCGAGGAACTCGACACGGCCTCCGAGCAGTTCACCACCGGCGAGCGCTCGACACACACGGTCTCGAAGGGTGATACCGTGATCGAGTTCTGGCACGCGATGGGCGGCGCGAAGTCGTTGCTGTTGCACGACCTCGCCCGGGAGTTCGAGGCCGAACACGGTGGCGTCCACTTCGAACTCAGGTCGCTGGGGAGCTACGACGGCGTCTTGGAGGAGACGATGGCGGCCGTCGATTCGGGCGACGTACCGGCGCTGGCACAGATCAACGAGATCGGCAGCACGAACGCCCGGACCAGCGGCGCGTTCCAGCCAGCGGAGAACGTCGTCCCGTCCGACACGACCGCCTCGCTCGTCGACGCCGTCGCCGAGTACTACACGGTCGACGGAACCCTCCACTCCGTCCCGTTCAACTCCTCGAACCCGGTCCTCTGTCTCAACCGCGACCTGTTCGAGGCGGCGGGGCTGAACCCCGACGACCCGCCGTCGACGTTCGCCGAGGTCCGGACGGCGAGCGAACGCCTCGTCGACGCGGGCGTCTGTGACTACGGGATCACGTTCGCGAACTACTCGTGGTTCGTCGAGCAGTGGTTCGCCGAGGCCGGCCAGGAACTCGTCGACAACGGGAACGGTCGCGCGGGGCCGCCTACAAACGCCTTCCTCGACAGCGAGTTCGGCGTCGACCTCTTCGAGTGGTGGACGGGGATGGCGGAAGACGGGCTCTACCACGACCCCGGGATCAAGGCCCGCGGGGCGGCGAAGAAGGCCTTCCACGACGAACGCGCGGCCATGCTGATCGGCTCGACTTCCTCGCTGGGGAGTATCACCTCCGGCGCGTACTTCGATCTGGAGACGGGCTATCTCCCCGTGCGCGAGGAGCGAAACGGCGTCCTGGTCGGCGGGGCCTCCCTGTGGGTCGGGGACGACCTGGACCCGGCGGTCGAGGACACCGTCTCCGCGTTTCTCACCTGGCTGCTGGAACCCGCCCAACAGGCACGCTGGCACCGCGAGACGGGCTACTTCCCGGTCTGCGAGGGGGCGATCGAGCGCCTCCAGGCCTCGGGGTGGTTCGACGAGAACCCCCACTTCTCGGTCGCGTTCGACCAGTTCCGGGAGACGGTCGATACGCCGGCGACCAACGGTGCACAGATCGGCCCGTTCCCCACGGTTCGCTCGCTGATCCAGCAGGGCCGGGCGGACATGACACCCGCGACCGTGACCGCGGACCTCGAACGGCTCGACGCGGAGATCGAAGCGGAACTCGCCGCCTGGAACGACGGCTGA
- a CDS encoding 1,4-dihydroxy-2-naphthoyl-CoA synthase, which produces MVSELFDPDRWNPVDRFDFADITYHRSTETGAVRIAFDRPEKRNAFRPETVDELATALDHAKRLTDVGCVIITGNGPSPKDGGWAFCSGGDQSIRGESGYEYSESPGDSETASAEQSEPRADEVPEADDAPENVGRLHILEVQRQIRHIPKVVVAVVPGWAVGGGHSLHVVCDLTLASDEHAKFLQTDPDVGSFDGGFGSAYLARQIGQKKAREVFFLGKTYSAAEAADMGMVNEAVPHDELEDTAIEWAEAINSKSPTAMRMLKYAFNLDSDGMVGQQVFAGEATRLAYMTDEAQEGRDAFNEGRAPDFDDVPWHY; this is translated from the coding sequence ATGGTCTCTGAGCTGTTCGACCCGGATCGCTGGAACCCGGTCGACCGATTCGATTTCGCCGACATCACGTACCACCGTTCGACCGAGACCGGCGCCGTCCGGATCGCGTTCGACCGCCCCGAGAAGCGCAACGCCTTCCGCCCGGAGACGGTCGACGAACTCGCGACGGCGCTGGACCACGCCAAGCGCCTGACCGACGTGGGCTGTGTCATCATCACCGGGAACGGCCCCTCCCCGAAGGACGGCGGCTGGGCGTTCTGTTCCGGCGGGGACCAGAGCATCCGCGGTGAGAGCGGCTACGAATACAGCGAGTCGCCAGGTGACTCGGAAACGGCGAGCGCGGAGCAAAGCGAGCCGCGAGCGGACGAAGTGCCGGAAGCCGACGACGCACCCGAAAACGTCGGCCGCCTCCACATCCTCGAAGTCCAGCGCCAGATCCGTCACATCCCGAAGGTCGTCGTCGCCGTCGTCCCCGGGTGGGCCGTCGGCGGTGGCCACTCGCTGCACGTGGTCTGTGACCTGACCCTCGCCAGCGACGAGCACGCGAAGTTCCTCCAGACCGATCCCGACGTTGGTTCCTTCGACGGCGGGTTCGGGTCGGCGTATCTCGCCCGCCAGATCGGTCAGAAGAAGGCCCGCGAGGTGTTCTTCCTCGGGAAGACCTACAGCGCCGCGGAGGCCGCCGATATGGGGATGGTCAACGAGGCGGTCCCTCACGATGAACTCGAAGACACCGCGATCGAGTGGGCCGAAGCGATCAACAGCAAGTCGCCCACGGCGATGCGGATGCTGAAGTACGCGTTCAATCTTGACTCGGACGGCATGGTCGGCCAGCAGGTGTTCGCCGGCGAGGCGACCCGGCTGGCGTACATGACCGACGAGGCCCAGGAGGGTCGCGACGCGTTCAACGAAGGGCGAGCGCCGGATTTCGACGACGTGCCCTGGCACTACTGA
- a CDS encoding J domain-containing protein translates to MTETYYDVLGVAEDASRSDIEAAYRERLKETHPDVSDDDDAQTATQRLVEARDVLVDTEERAEYDRVGHAAYVGEDSQTDTAPESDAATAARRAGYGEATDRSGGEPSEDRASTSDASAHTGRERADRERRASERVSRNRNGSRGSGTTGGTASASAAGSSGASRTAGQSTQYSVRQEYDVVERPEELLPSGRALTVLGLSFAFYPVLLASAVFPPFPLWVKVVVGLCAVCVFGYLQSMPRIAVMVFGGWSLLAPLILLGLPFGIFSIVGIFTLCGTWLPFGFSVLTLSILR, encoded by the coding sequence ATGACAGAGACGTACTACGACGTTCTGGGGGTCGCCGAGGACGCCTCGCGATCCGACATCGAAGCGGCGTACCGCGAGCGCCTCAAGGAGACACATCCCGACGTGAGCGACGACGACGACGCACAGACGGCCACCCAGCGGCTCGTCGAGGCGCGGGACGTGCTCGTCGACACCGAGGAGCGGGCAGAGTACGATCGCGTCGGGCACGCCGCGTACGTGGGCGAGGACTCGCAGACGGACACCGCTCCCGAGAGTGACGCCGCGACCGCCGCGCGGCGGGCGGGATACGGCGAGGCGACCGACCGCTCCGGCGGCGAACCGTCCGAGGATCGGGCCAGTACGTCGGATGCGTCGGCACACACCGGCCGCGAGCGCGCCGACCGCGAACGCCGCGCCAGCGAGCGCGTCTCCCGGAACCGGAACGGATCCCGAGGCAGTGGCACCACCGGTGGGACAGCGAGTGCGTCGGCCGCCGGTTCGTCGGGGGCGTCCCGGACGGCGGGACAGTCGACGCAGTACTCGGTCAGACAGGAGTACGACGTGGTCGAGCGGCCCGAGGAACTGTTGCCCAGCGGCCGAGCGCTCACTGTCCTCGGACTCTCGTTCGCGTTCTATCCGGTGTTGCTCGCCAGCGCGGTGTTTCCCCCGTTCCCGCTGTGGGTGAAGGTAGTGGTCGGCCTGTGTGCCGTCTGTGTCTTCGGCTACCTCCAGTCGATGCCGCGGATCGCCGTCATGGTCTTTGGCGGGTGGAGCCTGCTTGCACCGCTCATCCTGCTCGGCCTGCCCTTCGGGATCTTCTCGATCGTCGGGATCTTCACCCTCTGTGGGACCTGGCTCCCGTTCGGGTTCTCGGTGCTGACGCTCTCGATCCTCCGGTGA
- a CDS encoding succinylglutamate desuccinylase/aspartoacylase domain-containing protein: MRVEQLGKGEPEVAVVGGIHGDEPCGPAGIEAVLADPPAVSRPVKFVIANERALAAGTRYVDTDLNRAFPGNPDADAYEERLAADLAAELDGCTTLALHSTQSYSGLFALVDDVTPLVREICPQLSVDAVVRTAGANEGRIFSAVPSTIEVECGYQGSPAAAENAARVVREFLAATGVTDAEPRARTEPLPVFQLGEPIPKDAAESYEVFARNFERVPEGEAVAAADGRPVIADEAFHPVLLSPEGYEDVFGYTAEKIGVLD, from the coding sequence ATGCGAGTCGAGCAACTGGGGAAGGGGGAGCCGGAGGTGGCAGTCGTCGGCGGGATCCACGGCGACGAGCCGTGTGGCCCGGCCGGCATCGAGGCGGTCCTCGCGGACCCGCCGGCGGTCTCGCGGCCGGTGAAGTTCGTGATCGCGAACGAGCGTGCGCTGGCCGCCGGGACGCGATACGTCGACACCGACCTCAACCGTGCGTTCCCGGGTAATCCGGACGCCGACGCCTACGAGGAGCGACTGGCGGCCGACCTCGCGGCGGAACTGGACGGCTGTACGACGCTCGCGCTCCACTCGACACAGTCCTACAGCGGTCTCTTCGCCCTGGTCGACGACGTGACGCCGCTCGTCAGGGAGATCTGTCCACAGCTCTCGGTCGACGCCGTCGTCCGGACCGCCGGGGCGAACGAGGGTCGGATCTTCTCTGCGGTGCCCTCGACGATCGAGGTCGAGTGTGGCTACCAGGGGTCCCCGGCGGCCGCCGAGAACGCGGCCCGGGTCGTCCGGGAGTTCCTGGCGGCGACCGGCGTCACCGACGCCGAGCCGAGGGCTCGGACGGAGCCGCTGCCGGTGTTCCAGCTCGGCGAACCGATCCCGAAGGACGCGGCCGAGAGCTACGAGGTGTTCGCCCGGAACTTCGAGCGGGTCCCGGAGGGCGAGGCCGTCGCCGCCGCCGACGGCCGACCAGTGATCGCCGACGAGGCGTTCCACCCCGTCTTGCTCTCGCCGGAGGGGTACGAGGACGTGTTCGGCTACACGGCGGAGAAGATCGGCGTGCTCGACTGA
- a CDS encoding DUF309 domain-containing protein, translating to MDDHTRDPTVDPPAGNPTGWRADGQWEHATLRQAVVHGVRLYNSGEFHESHDCFEDEWYNYGRGSAESKFLHGMVQVAAGAYKHFDFEDDDGMRSLFRTSLQYFQGLPGDFYGVDLLDVRTTVTNALSDPSALDGWQIRLDDGYPEARPEDIAYAEGLEH from the coding sequence ATGGACGACCACACGCGTGACCCGACGGTCGACCCGCCGGCGGGGAACCCGACGGGGTGGCGGGCCGACGGGCAGTGGGAGCACGCGACGCTCAGACAAGCCGTGGTCCACGGCGTGCGCCTGTACAACTCCGGGGAGTTCCACGAGTCACACGACTGTTTCGAGGACGAGTGGTACAACTACGGCCGCGGGAGCGCCGAGAGCAAGTTCCTCCACGGGATGGTACAGGTCGCCGCCGGCGCGTACAAACACTTCGACTTCGAGGACGACGACGGGATGCGTTCGCTGTTTCGGACCTCGCTGCAGTACTTCCAGGGGCTTCCCGGGGACTTCTACGGCGTCGACCTGCTCGACGTTCGCACGACGGTCACGAACGCGCTGTCGGACCCGTCGGCGCTCGACGGGTGGCAGATCCGCCTCGACGACGGCTATCCCGAGGCGCGACCCGAGGACATCGCCTACGCCGAGGGACTCGAACACTGA
- a CDS encoding copper-translocating P-type ATPase has product MHEGHERMFRRRFFVSVLFSIPVLIYSPTLQEWLGFAVPTFPGSEWITPVFAVVVFGYGGVPFLRMAVPELRDRSPGMMTLISMAISVAFGYSLASVVVPTQSAFFWELVTLIDIMLLGHWIEMRSVRRASGALDELARLLPDTAERIADDGDIEEVPVSDLADGDLVLVRPGASVPVDGVLEEGDSDVNESLLTGESAPVSKEPGDEVIGGTVNGDGSLRVRVGATGEETTLAGIMRLVEEAQRSKSRTQVLADRAAGWLFYVAVGAAAVTAVAWTVATAFDATVVERVVTVLVIACPHALGLAIPLVVAINTSLAAKNGMLVRDRIAMEQARELDTVVFDKTGTLTRGEHGVVGIATVDGVDETDALGLAAAVEGDSEHMIARAIRHAAVERGVAPPAATDFEALKGRGVRATVDGQEVYVGGPNLLDRLDVTVPDDLATFAEDAGENARTVVYLLRDGDLVGAFAMADVIREESNAVVDALHDLGIEVAMLTGDSRAVAHAVADELGIDTVFAEVLPEDKDKRIRQLQDEGKLVGMVGDGVNDAPALARADVGIAIGSGTDVAVQSADVILVRNNPMDVVRLVKLSTASYRKMQENIVWAAGYNVFAIPLAAGVLAPVGILLSPAVGALLMSLSTVVVAINAQLLRRIDLAVPDLPGVSAPGTSG; this is encoded by the coding sequence ATGCACGAAGGCCACGAGCGGATGTTCCGGCGACGCTTTTTCGTCTCGGTGCTGTTCTCGATTCCCGTCCTTATCTACAGCCCGACACTCCAGGAGTGGCTGGGCTTTGCCGTCCCGACGTTCCCCGGGAGCGAGTGGATCACCCCCGTGTTCGCGGTCGTCGTCTTCGGGTACGGCGGCGTTCCCTTCCTGCGGATGGCCGTCCCCGAACTGCGGGATCGCTCGCCGGGAATGATGACGCTCATCTCGATGGCGATCTCGGTCGCGTTCGGCTACAGCCTCGCGAGCGTCGTCGTCCCCACGCAGTCGGCGTTCTTCTGGGAACTCGTGACGCTCATCGATATCATGCTACTGGGCCACTGGATCGAGATGCGGTCGGTCCGCCGGGCTTCCGGTGCCCTGGACGAACTGGCGCGACTACTGCCCGACACCGCCGAGCGGATCGCCGACGACGGCGATATCGAGGAGGTTCCCGTGAGCGACCTCGCAGACGGTGATCTCGTCCTCGTCCGGCCCGGCGCGAGCGTCCCTGTCGACGGTGTGTTGGAGGAAGGCGACTCCGACGTGAACGAATCGCTGCTCACCGGCGAATCGGCGCCCGTCTCGAAAGAGCCCGGCGACGAGGTGATCGGGGGAACGGTCAACGGCGACGGGAGCCTCCGCGTTCGGGTCGGTGCGACCGGAGAGGAGACGACGCTCGCCGGCATCATGCGGCTCGTCGAGGAGGCCCAGCGGAGCAAGTCACGGACGCAAGTGCTCGCCGACCGAGCGGCCGGCTGGCTGTTCTACGTCGCCGTCGGGGCCGCGGCCGTGACGGCGGTCGCGTGGACCGTCGCGACCGCGTTCGACGCGACCGTCGTCGAGCGCGTCGTGACCGTCCTGGTCATCGCCTGCCCCCACGCCCTCGGCCTCGCGATTCCGCTCGTCGTCGCCATCAACACGTCGCTCGCAGCGAAAAACGGGATGCTCGTGCGGGATCGCATCGCGATGGAACAGGCCCGCGAACTGGACACCGTCGTCTTCGACAAGACCGGAACACTCACCCGAGGCGAGCACGGCGTCGTCGGGATAGCGACTGTCGACGGCGTCGACGAGACGGACGCTCTCGGGCTCGCCGCAGCGGTCGAGGGCGATTCCGAACACATGATCGCTCGAGCCATCCGCCACGCGGCGGTGGAGCGAGGGGTCGCGCCACCTGCCGCGACGGACTTCGAGGCGCTGAAAGGACGGGGCGTCCGGGCGACCGTCGACGGACAGGAGGTGTACGTCGGCGGACCGAATCTCCTCGATCGGCTCGATGTCACGGTCCCGGACGACCTCGCCACCTTCGCCGAGGACGCCGGCGAAAACGCTCGGACTGTCGTCTACCTGCTCCGGGACGGCGACCTCGTCGGGGCGTTCGCGATGGCCGACGTGATCCGCGAGGAGAGCAACGCCGTCGTCGACGCCCTCCACGACCTCGGTATCGAGGTGGCGATGCTGACCGGCGACTCCCGCGCCGTGGCCCACGCAGTCGCCGACGAGTTAGGTATCGATACCGTCTTCGCGGAGGTCCTTCCCGAAGACAAGGACAAGCGAATCCGACAGCTCCAGGACGAGGGAAAGCTCGTGGGAATGGTCGGCGACGGCGTCAACGACGCACCGGCGTTGGCGCGGGCCGACGTGGGAATCGCCATCGGCAGCGGGACCGATGTCGCCGTCCAGTCGGCTGATGTCATACTCGTCCGGAACAACCCGATGGACGTGGTTCGGCTCGTGAAACTGAGCACGGCAAGCTACCGAAAGATGCAGGAAAACATCGTCTGGGCAGCCGGATACAACGTCTTCGCGATCCCGCTGGCCGCTGGCGTGCTCGCTCCGGTCGGGATCCTCCTCTCACCGGCCGTCGGCGCGCTGTTGATGTCCCTGAGCACCGTCGTCGTCGCGATCAACGCGCAGTTGCTGCGGCGAATCGACCTCGCCGTGCCGGATCTCCCCGGTGTGTCGGCACCGGGCACTTCCGGCTGA